A segment of the Homoserinimonas aerilata genome:
TGCCGATGTCGAGCTGCTGGCGGTGTCGGTCGACAACAAGGCGACGCTTCGCGTGTTCGCCGAGCGCGAGGGCTACGACTTCTCGCTGCTGAGCGACTTCTGGCCCCACGGCGGGGTCGCCAAGAGCTACGGCGTGTTCCTCGAGGACAGGGGGATCGCGACGCGTGCCACCTTCGTGATCGACCGTGACGGCATCATCCGCTCGACAATCGTCAACGAGCCGAGCCAGGCCCGCGCGCTCGACGCCTACCGCGCCGCCGTGGCGGAACTGGTCTCTGCCTAGTTCGTCTTCGTCGCGCCGTCGGTGCGGGGTCCTGCTTCGTCGTCGATATGCCGCAGGATCGTCCCCAACTCCTCGATCATGATCACCTGCTGTCTGTTGATCGCCAGCAGCGCCTCGATGTCTGCTTTTGCTGCGACATTCGTGTCGTAGTCATGCTGGGCCAATGCCGCTGAGAGCGCGTCTTGGCGCTTTGCAGCGATAAGAAGGATGGCCCCCTGCAGTCCGGCAAGCATGCTGAGAAACAGATTCAGCAGGATGAACGGATACGGATCCCATGCCGTCTGCAGGCTGTTGATCGTGGCCCACACGGCCATGAACAACAGGAAGGAGCCCACGAAGCCCCAGCTGCCCATGACGTTGCGCATGACGTCAGCAGCGCGCTGTCCTGTTGTGCGCTTGTTCAGATGCTCAGCGTGCCAATTGCGCGGTTGGTTTGTCATCATTCCCGCAGTGTATTTCGTCGGGCGCGGATGGCGACTTTGATTCTCAGCCGCCGAGCTGGCCTACGGCGTGCGCGATCACGAGGGCGAGCATGACGAATCCGCCGAATGCCTGCACCAGCATCAACCCCTTGATCCGCGGTGACAGCGGCATTGCGGCTCCGGGGCTGAACGCCATGGAGTTGGTTGCGGATTCATACAGGTAGTCGACGAACGACGGAGTCCAGTCAATCCTGGCTGAGGAGCGCGCCGCGACCTCGTCGATGGCGTCGTGATCCTCATCCTGAGCGAATCGGTAGTCGGCGGACGGCAGTTCGGTCCTCGCATCGTGACGCCTCGTGACAGGCCCGCCTCGGTCGATCTCCCAGTACACCAGCGCGAAGGCGATCACGTTCGTCACCCACACCTGCACGGCAGCCACGAGTAGCGACGGGCCATCCTTCGTGCCACTGCTGATGAGGAGGAAGATGAGCTGGACGAGTGCAACCTGATTCGCGACCACGAGCACGACTGCTTGGCCCACCGACAGCCAGCGTGACCACGTCGTCTGCCGGCGGAGCCGGTGCGGGTTGAGTAGCACGACGGGCACCAGCATCACGATCGCCAACCCCACCATGGTGAACCGAAGCGGAACGGAGAGGATGTCGCTCGGCAGGAGCGCGTAGAGGATCAGTGCGACGGCTAGCGCGACGACTGCAGGCCAGCGATGCTCAGCTCGCGCGTCACGCTCGACTGCGGCATCGTGGTTCTCTGCCCCGGGGTCGTTTCCTGCGGCCGTGTCCATGCTGCCGAGTGTATGCCGCTACCATTGTTCTCGCCCGCAGTGCAGGGCGAGGGCCTTTAGCTCAGCTGGTAGAGCGCCACGTTTACACCGTGGATGTCATCGGTTCGATCCCGGTAGGGCCCACAGAATGGAAGAAGCTCGGTGGCTGGGCGGCATGCTGCGATCTCAGGGCTCCTTCGCGTTATGCGGCGGAGTTGTATAGGGAGGCTTTGTCGGTTTCGGTGCGTGGCACGCCGCGGGTCACCCTCTGTATCGCTAGAATTCAGCCATGGATGAGCGGGGCGACGGCGGCGGGCGCGAAATGCCTGTGGGCGGCACTGACCGCCATGACGATGATGAGCTCGCTGCGGCTCTCGCCGATGAGATCTCGCGATATACCGCCTCTATCCCAGTGATCACCCCGGACCTGCTTCCTGAGCCGGCCGAACCGGTGCTCCCCGTTCCCTCCGAGTTCGTCCCGTCGTTCGTCGACGATGTGCCCGCGGCAGTAGACCCTGAACCGTTCCTCGCAGCTTTTCCCTCAGAGATCGCTGCGCATTCGGAGATGCCCGTGCAGCAGGCGGCGAACGCGTTCGACTTCTCAGCATCCGAAACCGGGCCTGCGTCGGCCCCTGAATGGCTGCCGGTTCCAGAAGACGTGCCTGTGGCTGCTGCGCAGTCCTGGCTGCCGAGTTCACCCACCGAGGTCACGGAGGCCGCAGAGGAGCCATTCCACCGGGCAGAGCCGGAGGCTGCCCCAGCGGAGGCTCCCGCCTACGCATTCGTACCGCCGCCCTTGAATGAACCCTCGTTCAGTCCTCCGCAGCAGCACGCCGACGGCATGACGCCCGGAATCAGTTCCCTTCTTCTGGCTGCGCCGCCGCCCGCGCCGAACACTGTTGTCGTGCCTCCGCCCGGATCGGAGCTTCCCGCGAAGCCTCGCAAGCGTTCCTTGGACGACGGCGACCTGGCGACGGTCGTGGAGAAGGAGGCTGCCCGAACAGGCAGCGCTCTGGGTGCGATCGACGAGCTCGAGACCCAGTTGCAGTTGCGTGCCGAGGAGCAGCGCGAGTTCTCCGTCTGGGAGCGTTCGATGCTCGCGATCGGCACGCCGGAGGCGATCGATGAGGTCGAGCGGGCTCGCCCCGTCTTTACGGGCCTCATCACGGTGATCCCTGCGGGCGATGCTGCCGCTGTCGCAGTGGCATCCGCGGCACCGCCCATCCCGCAGGACGTGCAGGCCGACGGCGTTCCTGCAGAGTCGGTGTTGGCCCCGATCGACTGGTCGGCGGAGGCGCCGGCCGCCGACGATGCTCCGCCTGCGCTCGTGGAGCCACCCGAGCCCGATATTGCGGTGAGGCCGTCGTTCGATTCGGCTGAGACGGCGATTTCGGATGCTCTCCGCGAGGTTCCCGAGGACGACCTCGACGAGCCGGTCTCGCAGGAGATCCCTCAGGTTGCTCCCGTCGCCGCCCCGGCGAGCACACAGACGGGCCCGGCGGTGGTTCCGGCTCCTGCGCCCGTGTTCGCGAGCGAGGAGCCCGGCGTCGAACCGACCCCTCTCGAGCAGCGCAACTCACGCTCCGTGAGTCTGTTCTGGATGTGGTTCGCCGTGAACTCCTCTGCGGTGGGCATCGCGCTCGGCATCGGTCTTTTCGCGCTCGGCATGAGCGCCCGGCAGGCGCTCGTCGCGGCTCTCGCCGGTATCGCCCTGTCCTTCATCCCGCTTGCCCTCGGAACGCTCGCCGGTCGCTGGAGCGGCCAGCCCACCATGATCGTGTCGCGCGCCGTCTTCGGCATTCGGGCCAATATCGTGCCAGCGGTGCTCGCGGTGCTCACCAGGGTCTTCTGGGGTGCGGCGATGCTCTGGTTCATCGCGGAGGGTGCGGCGGTCGTGCTCGACGAGTCGGGGCTTCTGGGCGGGTTTGGGATGTTCCGCGTGACGGTCGTCACGCTGGCGATCGTCGCCGTGCCCGCGCTGATCATCGCCTATTTCGGGCATCGGCTCATCTCGCGGGTGTTCCTCGTGTTGAGCATCCTGAGCGCGGTGCTCACGGCAGCTTTCATCGCGATGACCTGGACGGCCGTCGACCTGTCGCAGGTGCTGTCCAAGGTGGACGGCCCCTGGATCCTTGTCGTCTCCGGTGCCGTGCTGGTGTTCAGCTTCATCGGCCTCGCCTGGGCGAACAGTGGTGCCGACGTCGCCCGCTACCAGCGCACATCCGGTTCCGGAGCAGCCTCCATGCTGTGGGCGACCGTGGGCATGGCGGTGCCGAGCCTCATACTGATCGGCTACGGCATCATGCTCGCGGCATCCCAGCCGGCAACGGATGCCCAGAGCGCGTTCGGCGCGGATCCCTTTGGTCTCGTCGCAGGCCTCGTGCCCGACTGGTTTGCTCTACCGCTGCTCGCCGCGCTCGGCCTCAGCCTGCTCTGCGGAACCGTGCTCGCGATCTATTCCGGCGGCTTCGCCCTGCAGGCGAGCGGGGTCGCCCTGCGCAGGCAGGCATCCGTTCTCATCGCCGGGCTGCTCACGATCGTGGTGGCCCTCGCGCTCACCTTCGCCGTCGATGACTTCTTCGTGCTCATCCGTGATCTGGCCACGACCATTGCGGTGCCTGTCGCCGCGTGGGCCGGTCTCTTCGCTGCCGAGTTGATGATCCGCAACCGCAGGTTCGACAGCTCGTCGTTGCTTCGCGTCGGCGGCGTTTATCCGGCCGTCAACTGGGTGAACCTGGGCGCACTCGTCATCGCATCGGTGATCGGCTACGGGCTCACCACAGCAGCCATCGCGGGCCTCGACTGGCAGGGTTACCTGTACTCCGTTGCAGGGCTTCCGCTGACCGGTGACGTGGCCGGCACAGACATCGGCGTGCTCGTCGCGTTGGCGATCGGCCTGCTCACGCCGCTCGTCTCCGGTGTGCCCGCGATCCGTCGGCAGGAGCGGGCGCAGGGCTGAACGCCGCTCGGTAGACTTGGCGGGTGCCAGCAACAGTCGCCGAGATCAACGCCGTAATCGAAGGCCTGTGGCCGCTCTCGGGTGTCGAGGAGTGGGATGCGCCCGGCCTTCTGGTCGGTGATCCCGCCGCCGTGGTCCAGTCGATTCATCTTGCCGTGGATGCCGTCGCAGACACCGTCGACGAGGCGCTTCAGCTCGGTGCCGGTCTGCTGCTGGTCCATCATCCGCTGCTGCTCAGGGGCGTCACATCCGTCGCAGAGGACCGTTACAAGGGCGCTCTGATCTCCCGGCTCATCCGTGGCGGATGCGCTCTCGTCGCTGCTCACACGAACGCCGACGTCGTCGAGACCGGCACATCTGCGGTCATCGCACAGGAGCTCCAACTGCTCGACACACATCCGATCGTTCCGGGCACCGACCCTGATCGCGGGCTCGGTCGTGTCGGCAGGCTCGCCGAGCCGATGACTCTCGGCCGTCTCGCCAGGGCGCTGGCTGACATCCTCCCGCCGACCGCTTCCGGCGTGCGCGTGGCTGGTGACTACGAGCGCCCCGTCGAGACGATCGCGCTGTGCGGGGGAGCGGGTGACTCTCTTCTCAGCAACCCCGCGGTGCTGTCTGCGGATGTCTATGTGACCTCTGATCTGCGACACCACCCGGCATCCGAGGCGAGGGAGAACGCCCGTCTCTTCGGCGGGCCGGCGCTGATCGACGTCTCCCATTGGGCGAGTGAGTGGCTCTGGCTCGAGACGGCCGCGGCGGAGCTGCGAGAGAGGCTGCCGGGCGTCGACGTCACGGTGAGCGAGCTCCGCACCGACCCGTGGGACTTCGCGATCGTGCAGTAGGCACCTCCGCCGCTCGGTAGACTTCGCCGAACGATGCACCACCATTCGACATGTAAGGAACAGGCGACAGCACTATGGCATTGACGGCCAGCCCCGATTCCCAGGAACTGCTCCTCGAACTGCAGGCCGCCGACACGCGTATCCAGCAGCTCGACCACCAGGCGCGCAGCATCCCGCAGCTGTCCCAGTTGGCGGCGCTCTCGAAGGAGCGCGAAACAGTGCGGGTGCAGTTGCTCGGCGAGAACGGCGCCGTCGAGGACGCACGGCTCGAGATCTCCCGCGTCGAGTCGGATGTCGCTGTCGTCGAGGCCCGTATGGCGCGTGACTCGGAGCGGCTCGCGACGTCATCATCGACCAAGGATGTGGCCGCCCTCGAGCAGGAGCTCGAAGCGCTGCGCCGGCGACGTGACGAGTTGGAGGAGATCGAGCTCGGCGTCATGGAGCGCCTTGAGCAGCTCGAAGCGACATCGGCGATCACGCAGGAGCGCAACGCGGCACTCCTTGCGGCCATCGCCGAGACCGAGGATGACCGCGACACCGCCCTTTCCTCGATCGATCTTGAGCGCTCCAACGCGGCGGCGAACCGCGACGAGATCGCTGCAAAGATCCCCGAGGGGCTCCTCGCCCTCTACGAACGTCAGCGGGCGCGTTATGGCACCGGGGCTTCGCTCCTGCGTGGCGGGGTGTCGAGCGCGAGCGGCGTGAGGCTCAACGAGAGCGACATGGCATCCATTCGGGCTGCGGCCCCGGATGCTGTCGTGCTCTGCCCCGACAGTCAGGCCATCCTCGTCCGCACGGCGGAGTCCGGGCTCTGAGTCACGCCGCGCGCCGCTAGACTTGTGCCGCGAATGGGTCGGCAAGACGGTCGCGTCACGCGCTGCTTCTGAAAAGGTGCAGCGCGTGCCGAGGAACGTCCGGGCTCCACAGGGCAGGATGGTGGGTAACACCCACCCGGGGTAACCCGCGAGAAAGTGCAACAGAAAGCAGACCGCCACTGACTTCGGTCAGGGGTAAGGGTGAAACGGTGGTGTAAGAGACCACCAGCGGCCCGAGTGATCGGGTCGGCTGGGTAAACCTCGTCCGGAGCAAGGTCAGACAGAAGGCGTCACGGGTGGCCCGCCCAGTCTTCGGGTAGACCGCTGGAGGGCTGCGGCAACGTAGTCCCGAGATAGATGGCCGTCCATCGCCGCTCGCGCGGCAGGGACAGAACCCGGCGTATCAGCCGGCCCATTCGCCTATTTCGAACGGTGCTTGCCTCGCCTGGCGTGTTCCGGCGACGCGAGCGCTGCCGCGCCGAGGATGCCGGCATTGTTGCGAAGCTTGGCCGGCACGATCCGCGTCTTCAGGTCGAGCAGCGGCAGGAACTCCTCGTGGCTCTTCGAGACCCCGCCACCCACGATGAAGAGTTCGGGATGGAAATAGGTCTCGAGCCGGGAGTAGAACTTCTGCAGGCGTGCCGCCCACTGTTCCCAGGAGAGTTCCTCTCGCTCCCGCGCCGCATTCGAGGCCTTGGTCTCCCAGTCGACGCCGTTGATCTCGAGATGGCCGAGTTCCACATTGGGGATCAGCACGCCGTCGTAGATGAAGGCGGTACCGATTCCGGTGCCCAGCGTGGTGACGATCACATGCCCGTCGCTGTTGTGTGCAGCACCGTACTGCACCTCTGCGAAGCCGGCGGCATCCGCGTCATTGACGAAGTGGATGTCACGGTCGAGGGCCCGCTCGAAGAGCTTCTCTGCCTTCAGTCCGATCCATTCGTCGGAGACGTTCGCCGCCGAGAGCGTGCGGCCGCCTGCGATGACGGCAGGAAAGCAGACGCCGATGGGGGCGTCACGCTCGTCTACGCCGAGCTCGTCGACCATGTCCTTCACCGCGGCGACGATGTCTTCTGGCCGTCCGCCCTCAGGCGTGGCGACCTTGGATCGCTCGCTGACCAGTTCGCCGGAGGCCAGATCGACCACGGCTCCCTTGATCCCGGTGCCGCCGATGTCGATGCCGACTGCTGTTGTGCTCATGCCTTGACCCTAATCCAGTGTTCCGAGTGGGTTCAGGATGCTGTGGGCAGCGTGAGGATCTCCGCGCCGCGTTCTGTGACGACGAGCGTGTGTTCGAACTGCGCGGTCAGGCTCCTGTCCTTGGTCGTCACCGTCCAGTCGTCATCCCACATGTCCCACTCGTGGGTTCCGAGGGTGAGCATCGGCTCGATGGTGAACACCATGCCTGGCTCCATGACGGTGTCGAACTGTGGTGCCGAGTCGTAGTGGGGGACGATCAACCCGGAGTGGAAGGCCTCGCCGACACCGTGCCCGGTGAAGTCGCGGACCACGCCGTATCCGAAGCGCTTCGCATAGGCCTCGATGGCACGTCCGATCACATTGACCTCACGCCCCGGGGCGACAGCCTTGATTCCTCGAGCGAGGGCCTCGGCCGTGCGGGCGACCAGATCGGTGACCTCATCGCGGGCCTCGCCGACGACGAAGGTGAAGTTGGTGTCGCCGTGCACGCCTGCCTTGAATGCGGTGATGTCGATATTGATGATGTCGCCGTCCTCGAGAACCGTGTCATCGGGGATGCCGTGGCAGATGACCTCGTTCACCGAGCTGCACAGGGACTTCGGAAAGCCGCAGTAGCCGAGGGTCGAGGGGTAGGCGTCGTGCGCGATCACATACTCGTGCCCGACCCGGTCGAGTTCGTCGGTGGTGACACCCGGGCGGATGGCTTCGCCCACCTTCTGGATGGCGTCCGCCGCGATCCGACCGGCGGCCCGGATGAGCTCCACCTTCTCCGGCGGGTAGACATCCGAACCGGTGAAGCGGGCCGGAGCCTTCTTGCCCACATACTCCGGACGGGGGATGGAGACGGGTACCTGCCTGTCGCCTGTGATGGTTCCGGGAATGAGGTGACCGTTCGAATCCTTGGGCATAGGATCGATTTTAGTTCGAGCGCGGGAGGTGCCATGACCGAATGGTGGTACAACACCAGGACCAGCGAGGTCGAGGAGGGCATGGTTTCGCCCGCGATCGACAGAGCCGGGCCCTTCGCGAGTCGTGAAGAGGCCGAGCAGGCGCCCCGCCTCATCGAGGAGCGTTCCCGCCGGTGGGCGGAGGAGGATTCTCGGGACGGCGACTGAGTTCGCCACCGCCCCGGAAGGGGCTCCTCACCGGATGATGCCTCTGCCAGCTGAGGCCTTGTACTAGATGAGGCCCTGGGCGATCATCGCGTCGGCGACTCGACGGAAGCCGCTCGCATTGGCACCCACGACGTAGTCTCCCGGGCGTCCGTAGTGCTCGGCTGCCTCGTAGGCGGAACGGTGGACATCTTTCATGATGGAGTGCAGCCGGCCCTCGCTGGTGCCGAAGTCCCAGCGCTGGCGTGAAGCGTTCTGGCTCATCTCGAGGGCCGAGGTCGCCACTCCGCCGGCGTTCGCCGCCTTGCCCGGGCCGAACAGCACCCCGGCGTCCTGGAACAGCTCGACGGCATCCGGGGTCGTGGGCATGTTCGCGCCCTCGGCGACGCCGAGCACACCATTGGCAACGAGACGCTGCGCATCACCGATGAGCAGTTCGTTCTGGGTGGCGGAGGGGAAGGCGAGCTGGCCGGGAACATCCCACACCCGTCCGTTCGTCACGAGCCTCGCACCGGGGCGACGGTCGACGTAGTCGGAGATGCGACCGCGTTCGACCTCCTTGACCTGCTTCAGGAGCTCCACATCGATGCCTGCCTCGTCGACCACGTAGCCGCTCGAGTCTGATGCGGTGATCGCGCGGCCGCCGAGCTGCGCGATCTTCTCGATCGCGTAGATGGCCACGTTGCCCGATCCGGAGACGATCGCAGTCTTTCCGTCGATCGCCTCGCCGCGGGTGTTGAGCATCTCCTGCATGAAGAAGACGGCACCGTAGCCTGTTGCCTCGGTGCGCACCTGCGCTCCGCCCCAGAGCACGCCCTTGCCGGTGAACATGCCCGACTCGTGACGGTTGGTGAGGCGACGGTACTGGCCGAAGAGGTAGCCGATCTCGCGTCCGCCCACTCCGATGTCGCCGGCCGGAACATCCGTGTGCTCGCCCAGGTGCCGGTAGAGCTCGCTCATGAAGCTCTGGCAGAAGCGCATGATCTCGCCGTCGGATCGACCGTGCGGATCGAAGTCGGAGCCGCCCTTGGCCCCGCCGATACCCTGACCGGTGAGGGCGTTCTTGAAGATCTGCTCGAAGCCGAGGAACTTCATGATGCTGAGGTTGACGCTGGGGTGGAACCGCAGGCCGCCCTTGTACGGGCCGAGCGCCGAGTTGTACTGCACCCGGAAGCCGCGGTTCACCTGCACGGTGCCGTTGTCGTCGACCCACGGCACGCGGAACATGATCTGGCGCTCAGGCTCGACGAGAACCTCGACGACGCCGCTTTCGATGTATTCCGGATGCCGTTCCACGACGGGAGAGATCGATTCGAGGACTTCGAGAAGCGCCTGGTGGAACTCGACCTCTCCGGAGCTGCGGGACACCGCGCGCTCGTAGATTCCGACAAGGGCAGGGGACAACACGGAATGCATAGGGACTTTCTGGGGGTGGGTGGGATTTCCGTAGCGAGAGGTGATCGCTGTGCTCAGTCGTAACTGTGCTCTGGGCCCGGGTAGGTTCCCTCGGCAACATCCGCTCGATATGCGGCAGCAGCCTCGCCGAGAATACCGCGTAGATCGGCATATTGACGAACGAAGCGGGGAATGCGTCCTGCCGTGAGTCCTGCCCAGTCCGTCCAGACGAGCAGTTGGCCGTCGACATGGGGGCCGGCGCCGACGCCGATTGTGGGGATCCGGAGCTCGGCGGTGACAAGCGCGGCCGACTCGGCAGGCACCATCTCGAGCACGACCGCGAAGGCTCCGGCGTCCTGCACGGCACGCGCGTCGGCGAGCAACTGCTCGACCTGATCGCCACGACCCTGGATGACATGACCGCCGAGCCCGTGCTCGCTCTGGGGGGTGAAGCCGATGTGACCCATGACGGGGATACCGGCGGCGACGATCCGTCGAATCTGTTCCGCGCTGCGCACGCCGCCCTCGAGCTTCACAGCGTGCGCGTGCGTCTCCTTCATGAATCGGAAGGCCGAATGCAGTGCTTCCTCGGGGCCGACCTCATAGGAGCCGAACGGCAGATCCGCGATGACGAAGGCGCGGCTGACGGCGTTCGCCACTGCGCGCGTGAGTGGGATGAGTTCATCGATCGTGACGGGGAGGGTGGTGTCGTATCCGAGCACATTGTTGCCCGCAGAGTCACCGACGAGAAGGAAGTCGATTCCCGCCTGATCGAAGATTCCGGCCGTCAGCTGGTCGTAGCTGGTGAGCCCGGTGATCTTGATCCCGTTCTCCTTGGCCGACTGGAAATGCCGGGTGCGAACGCGCTTCAGGTTCGCCTGAGCTGCTGCGGCTTCTGAGTAGGTCACTCTGACACTCTATTCCGTGCATCCGCCTCACACGATGACGCGGTGAATCCCGCGCGGGCGCGAGGCGGAGAGTCCCTGCAGCCAGTAGCCTGTAGGGGCAACAGCCATCGCCTGGGCCGCCCGGGATTCTGCTGGAATGAGAGGGGCATATGGACAAGCAGCGCGACTTCGTTCTCCGTACGATCGAGGAGCGGGGCATCAAGTTCATTCGCCTGTGGTTCACGGATGTCGTGGGCACGCTCAAGTCCGTGGCCATCGCGCCTGCCGAGGTCGAGGGTGCCTTCTCCGAGGGGCTCGGCATCGACGGCTCCGCCATTGAGGGACTCACCCGAGCCTTCGAGGCCGACGTGCTTGCGCATCCAGACCCCGCGACCTTCCAGATCCTCCCGTGGCGCGGCGAGATCGACCCGACCGCGCGGATGTTCTGCGACATCATGACCCCGGACGGGCAGCCGGCGGTGGCGGATCCTCGTAACGTGCTCAAGCGCACCCTCGAGAAGGCGGCCGACGCCGGATTCACCTTCTACACGCATCCGGAGATCGAGTTCTATCTGCTGAAGGACTCCGATTTCGGCGTCGACGGCCCCCAGCCGGTCGACCACGCCGGGTACTTCGACAACGTTCCGGGGGGCACCGCCCACGACTTCCGCCGACGTTCCGTGCGCATGCTCGAGGACCTCGGCATCTCCGTCGAGTTCAGCCACCACGAGGCGGGGCCGGGGCAGAACGAGATCGACCTTCGCTACGCCGACGCGTTGACGACCGCCGACAACATCATGACGTTCCGCACGGTCATCAAGGAGGTCGCCATCGAGCAGGGCGTCTACGCGACGTTCATGCCGAAGCCCTTCTCGGATCATCCGGGATCGGGGATGCACACCCACATGTCGCTGTTCGAGGGCGACACGAACGCGTTCTACGAGGCCGGTGCGAAGTACCAGCTCTCGAAGACGGGCCGGCACTTCATCGCGGGGCTTCTGCACCACGCTCCCGAGATCACGGCGGTCACCAACCAGTTCGTCAACTCCTACAAGCGCCTGTGGGGAGGAGACGAGGCGCCCAGCTTCGTCACCTGGGGCCACAACAACCGTTCAGCGCTCGTTCGCGTTCCGCTGTACAAGCCGAACAAGGGCCAGAGCGCTCGGGTCGAGTACCGTTCGATCGACTCTGCATCGAACCCGTATCTCTCGTTCTCGCTGATGCTCGCGGCTGGGCTCAAGGGCATCGAGGGCGAGTACGAGCTGCCACCCGAGGCAGAGTCGGATGTGTGGCTGCTCAGCGACGCAGAGCGACGCGTTCTGGGGTACCGCGCCCTGCCGGCGAGCCTCGATCAGGCGATCTCCATGATGGAGGAGTCAGAGCTCGTGGCCGAGACGCTGGGCGAGCACGTGTTCAACTACGTGCTGCTCAACAAGCGGCAGGAGTGGCGGGAGTACCGCTCGCAGGTCACTCCCTATGAGCTCAAGCGCAACCTCGGCATGCTCTAGACGGGTTCACGCATCCGATGACCGACGCAGGCCCCTCGCTCTCCGAGCTCGCACGCCTCGGCTTCGCAGAGCTGGGGCAGGCGAGAGATCGTCTTGCGGCTGTCGCGGCGCCCGACCGGTCTGCAGTGCTGACCGCACTGGGGCTCGCGGCCGACCCCGATCAGGGGCTCCGGATGCTGTCGGAGCTTTTCGAGGCGGCCCCGGATGCCGTAGCGCCGTTCTTCGACGACGCCGCGGCCCTGCAGCGCCTGACGAGGGTGCTGGGTGCCTCGAGCGGGCTGGGGGAGTTCTTCCTCCGTCATCCCGTGCAGTTGGAGGTGCTTCATGAGCCGCTCGGCGCACCGCTGGATGCCCACGAGTATCGGGCAGACATGCTCGCTTCGGTCGACGGCATCCGTGGCGAGGCCGGATGGGATGCCCTCCGCATCCGTTATCGACGCCACGTGGCCGCACTTGCGGCCTTCGACCTGGGGCACGCCGAACCGCTTGCCGCGGTAGAGCCTGTGACTGCGGCCCTCGCCGACCTCGCGGGCGCGGCGCTTGACGCCTCTCTCGCCGTCGCACGCACCGAGATCCCGTTCGACGCTGCCGAGGTGGCGGGCACGCGGCTGGCCATCATCGGTATGGGTAAGTCCGGTGCGCGTGAGTTGAACTATGTGAGCGACGTCGACGTCATCTTCGTCGTCGAGGGGTCTGACGAGATCGGGCAGGATCGCGCCGTCGCGATCGGCTCGCGGCTCGCAGTCGCGACCATGCGGGGTGTCCACGATCTGTCCGCCGAGCCCGGACTGTGGGAGGTCGACGCCAATCTCCGGCCGGAAGGGAAGCAGGGCGCGCTCGTCCGCACGCTCGAGTCGCATCTCGCCTACTACGAGCGGTGGGCGAAGAGTTGGGAGTTCCAGGCTCTCCTGAAGGCGCGCCCGCTGGCAGGCGATGCCGAACTCGGGGAGCGCTACGCCGCAGCAGTGGCGCCCTTCGTGTGG
Coding sequences within it:
- a CDS encoding peroxiredoxin, yielding MALEVGTTAPDFELQNQFGETVKLSAFRGEKAVALVFYPLAFTGTCTGELCELRDNIALFKDADVELLAVSVDNKATLRVFAEREGYDFSLLSDFWPHGGVAKSYGVFLEDRGIATRATFVIDRDGIIRSTIVNEPSQARALDAYRAAVAELVSA
- the ppgK gene encoding polyphosphate--glucose phosphotransferase, whose product is MSTTAVGIDIGGTGIKGAVVDLASGELVSERSKVATPEGGRPEDIVAAVKDMVDELGVDERDAPIGVCFPAVIAGGRTLSAANVSDEWIGLKAEKLFERALDRDIHFVNDADAAGFAEVQYGAAHNSDGHVIVTTLGTGIGTAFIYDGVLIPNVELGHLEINGVDWETKASNAAREREELSWEQWAARLQKFYSRLETYFHPELFIVGGGVSKSHEEFLPLLDLKTRIVPAKLRNNAGILGAAALASPEHARRGKHRSK
- a CDS encoding Nif3-like dinuclear metal center hexameric protein, which encodes MPATVAEINAVIEGLWPLSGVEEWDAPGLLVGDPAAVVQSIHLAVDAVADTVDEALQLGAGLLLVHHPLLLRGVTSVAEDRYKGALISRLIRGGCALVAAHTNADVVETGTSAVIAQELQLLDTHPIVPGTDPDRGLGRVGRLAEPMTLGRLARALADILPPTASGVRVAGDYERPVETIALCGGAGDSLLSNPAVLSADVYVTSDLRHHPASEARENARLFGGPALIDVSHWASEWLWLETAAAELRERLPGVDVTVSELRTDPWDFAIVQ
- a CDS encoding SPOR domain-containing protein, translated to MTEWWYNTRTSEVEEGMVSPAIDRAGPFASREEAEQAPRLIEERSRRWAEEDSRDGD
- a CDS encoding DUF1003 domain-containing protein, which codes for MTNQPRNWHAEHLNKRTTGQRAADVMRNVMGSWGFVGSFLLFMAVWATINSLQTAWDPYPFILLNLFLSMLAGLQGAILLIAAKRQDALSAALAQHDYDTNVAAKADIEALLAINRQQVIMIEELGTILRHIDDEAGPRTDGATKTN
- a CDS encoding zinc ribbon domain-containing protein, whose product is MALTASPDSQELLLELQAADTRIQQLDHQARSIPQLSQLAALSKERETVRVQLLGENGAVEDARLEISRVESDVAVVEARMARDSERLATSSSTKDVAALEQELEALRRRRDELEEIELGVMERLEQLEATSAITQERNAALLAAIAETEDDRDTALSSIDLERSNAAANRDEIAAKIPEGLLALYERQRARYGTGASLLRGGVSSASGVRLNESDMASIRAAAPDAVVLCPDSQAILVRTAESGL
- the map gene encoding type I methionyl aminopeptidase translates to MPKDSNGHLIPGTITGDRQVPVSIPRPEYVGKKAPARFTGSDVYPPEKVELIRAAGRIAADAIQKVGEAIRPGVTTDELDRVGHEYVIAHDAYPSTLGYCGFPKSLCSSVNEVICHGIPDDTVLEDGDIINIDITAFKAGVHGDTNFTFVVGEARDEVTDLVARTAEALARGIKAVAPGREVNVIGRAIEAYAKRFGYGVVRDFTGHGVGEAFHSGLIVPHYDSAPQFDTVMEPGMVFTIEPMLTLGTHEWDMWDDDWTVTTKDRSLTAQFEHTLVVTERGAEILTLPTAS
- a CDS encoding cytosine permease, whose translation is MDERGDGGGREMPVGGTDRHDDDELAAALADEISRYTASIPVITPDLLPEPAEPVLPVPSEFVPSFVDDVPAAVDPEPFLAAFPSEIAAHSEMPVQQAANAFDFSASETGPASAPEWLPVPEDVPVAAAQSWLPSSPTEVTEAAEEPFHRAEPEAAPAEAPAYAFVPPPLNEPSFSPPQQHADGMTPGISSLLLAAPPPAPNTVVVPPPGSELPAKPRKRSLDDGDLATVVEKEAARTGSALGAIDELETQLQLRAEEQREFSVWERSMLAIGTPEAIDEVERARPVFTGLITVIPAGDAAAVAVASAAPPIPQDVQADGVPAESVLAPIDWSAEAPAADDAPPALVEPPEPDIAVRPSFDSAETAISDALREVPEDDLDEPVSQEIPQVAPVAAPASTQTGPAVVPAPAPVFASEEPGVEPTPLEQRNSRSVSLFWMWFAVNSSAVGIALGIGLFALGMSARQALVAALAGIALSFIPLALGTLAGRWSGQPTMIVSRAVFGIRANIVPAVLAVLTRVFWGAAMLWFIAEGAAVVLDESGLLGGFGMFRVTVVTLAIVAVPALIIAYFGHRLISRVFLVLSILSAVLTAAFIAMTWTAVDLSQVLSKVDGPWILVVSGAVLVFSFIGLAWANSGADVARYQRTSGSGAASMLWATVGMAVPSLILIGYGIMLAASQPATDAQSAFGADPFGLVAGLVPDWFALPLLAALGLSLLCGTVLAIYSGGFALQASGVALRRQASVLIAGLLTIVVALALTFAVDDFFVLIRDLATTIAVPVAAWAGLFAAELMIRNRRFDSSSLLRVGGVYPAVNWVNLGALVIASVIGYGLTTAAIAGLDWQGYLYSVAGLPLTGDVAGTDIGVLVALAIGLLTPLVSGVPAIRRQERAQG